The Streptomyces sp. Alt3 genome has a segment encoding these proteins:
- a CDS encoding ABC transporter substrate-binding protein produces the protein MPELRPAGVERRTFLRYTSAIGAAAAVTAGLSACGGPSSTADGAAGKGDGSGTIEAGLSYPLSTGFDPMITSGATPYAANMHIFEGLVDLDPATLVARPALATEMPKKINATTYRATLREGATFHDGSPVTAEDVVFSFERILDPKNSSLMAQFVPFIDTVTAVDAKTVEFKLKYAFALFPSRIAVARIVPKKIVEADVKGFDAEPVGSGPYKFVSATREDKIVFEKYDKYNGSHPAKADKMIWRLMSDQSARVSAMQSGRVQAIEDVPYIDVDGLAATTKTESVQSFGLLFLMFNTTDKRFADKRVRQALHHALDTEKIISTAMVGNAAAATGYVPSTHPDYHEAATVYTHDVAKAKKLLADAGVGKLKFTVLTTDTGWVKDIAPLLKESWAAAGVEATLNIAQSPAQWAKVDAGDFEVMVAPGDPSVFGNDVDLLMRWFYYGFWPEKRYGWSRTAEYKQVRQLLDKAAQAADEAVRRQLWGRITDIVAEEAALYPILHRKLPTAWNEKALPGFRPLPTTGLSFVDVGRA, from the coding sequence GTGCCCGAGCTGAGGCCAGCCGGCGTCGAGCGCCGCACCTTCCTGCGTTACACCAGTGCCATCGGCGCGGCCGCAGCCGTCACGGCAGGCCTTTCCGCGTGCGGCGGGCCTTCCTCGACCGCCGACGGCGCTGCGGGCAAGGGCGACGGCAGCGGCACCATCGAGGCCGGTCTGTCGTATCCGCTGTCGACCGGCTTCGACCCGATGATCACCTCCGGCGCCACGCCCTACGCGGCCAACATGCACATCTTCGAAGGCCTGGTCGATCTCGATCCGGCCACGCTCGTGGCGCGTCCCGCCCTCGCCACCGAGATGCCGAAGAAGATCAACGCCACCACCTACCGGGCCACCCTCCGCGAGGGCGCCACCTTCCACGACGGCTCGCCCGTCACCGCCGAGGACGTCGTCTTCAGCTTCGAACGCATCCTGGACCCGAAGAACTCCTCGCTGATGGCGCAGTTCGTGCCCTTCATCGACACGGTCACCGCCGTCGACGCGAAGACTGTCGAGTTCAAGCTCAAGTACGCCTTCGCCCTCTTCCCCTCCCGCATCGCCGTCGCCCGCATCGTGCCGAAGAAGATCGTCGAGGCGGACGTCAAGGGATTCGACGCCGAGCCCGTCGGCTCGGGGCCGTACAAGTTCGTCTCCGCGACCCGCGAAGACAAGATCGTCTTCGAGAAGTACGACAAGTACAACGGCTCCCACCCGGCCAAGGCCGACAAGATGATCTGGCGCCTGATGTCGGACCAGTCGGCCCGCGTCAGCGCCATGCAGTCCGGCCGTGTCCAGGCCATCGAGGACGTCCCGTACATCGACGTGGACGGACTCGCCGCCACCACGAAGACCGAGTCCGTGCAGTCATTCGGCCTCCTCTTCCTCATGTTCAACACGACCGACAAGAGGTTCGCCGACAAGCGGGTCCGCCAGGCCCTGCACCACGCGCTGGACACCGAGAAGATCATCAGCACCGCGATGGTCGGCAACGCGGCGGCCGCGACCGGGTACGTCCCCTCGACCCACCCCGACTACCACGAGGCCGCGACCGTGTACACGCACGACGTGGCCAAGGCGAAGAAGCTGCTCGCCGACGCGGGCGTGGGCAAGCTGAAGTTCACCGTCCTGACCACCGACACCGGCTGGGTCAAGGACATCGCCCCGCTGCTCAAGGAGAGCTGGGCCGCCGCCGGTGTCGAGGCCACCCTGAACATCGCCCAGTCCCCGGCCCAGTGGGCCAAGGTCGACGCGGGTGACTTCGAGGTCATGGTGGCCCCCGGCGACCCCTCCGTCTTCGGCAACGACGTCGACCTCCTGATGCGCTGGTTCTACTACGGCTTCTGGCCGGAGAAGCGCTACGGCTGGTCCCGGACCGCCGAGTACAAGCAGGTCAGGCAACTCCTCGACAAGGCCGCCCAGGCCGCCGACGAGGCGGTGCGCAGGCAGCTCTGGGGCCGGATCACCGACATCGTCGCGGAAGAGGCGGCGCTCTACCCGATCCTCCACCGCAAGCTGCCCACCGCATGGAACGAGAAGGCCCTGCCCGGATTCAGGCCGCTGCCGACCACCGGCCTGTCCTTCGTGGACGTCGGCCGCGCCTGA
- a CDS encoding dipeptide/oligopeptide/nickel ABC transporter permease/ATP-binding protein has protein sequence MFATGRLATKLSRPGIAFRALPVTSRVALGVLVVVVLGAVLAPLLTQDPLTTGTPVQAPGADHWFGTDRAGRDVFARVVHGSRYSLVIGLGATAVALVAGSVLGSLAATSRRLGDESVMRTLDIVMSFPPIALAAVLVAVFGTSVPVIIFTIAFVYTPSLARVVRANVLAQYGEDYVAAEKVIGARRGYIVLRHVAVNCMAPVMVFATVMVAEAIIFEASLSFIGAGVQDPDPSWGSVLAYGRQILLAGGWWATFFPGLALLITVLALNILSEGLTDASAAPKSARAHAEPAATTAPDPVEAASTVDIDAALGKLARHIESTEPTITPVREDAGELLVVRDLAIRFPDRYGDVPVVDKLNLTVHEGETLGLVGESGCGKSITSLAVMGLLARNAEVSGEILYRGRDLLKLPPKERRALMGPEIAMVYQDALSSLNPSVLVGTQLKQLTSRGGTKTPAELLELVGLSPERTLRSYPHELSGGQRQRVLIAMALSRSPRLLIADEPTTALDVTVQAQVVELLVELRDELGFAMVLVSHDLALVGDLSHRVAVMYAGRLAEVGDTRAVLTDPAHHYSRGLLGSVVSLEAGAGRLHQIRGVVPAPQGFGEGCRFAGRCGAATGLCRTTPVLSGRGTTKDHGFACHHPAEAAAKKLEGSAL, from the coding sequence ATGTTCGCCACGGGCCGTCTGGCCACCAAACTCTCCCGGCCCGGCATCGCCTTCCGCGCCCTGCCGGTCACCTCCCGCGTCGCCCTCGGCGTCCTGGTCGTCGTCGTACTCGGCGCCGTACTCGCCCCCCTGCTCACGCAGGACCCGCTGACCACCGGCACCCCCGTCCAGGCCCCGGGTGCCGACCACTGGTTCGGCACCGACCGCGCGGGCCGCGACGTCTTCGCCCGTGTGGTGCACGGTTCGCGCTACTCGCTGGTCATCGGCCTCGGGGCGACCGCCGTCGCCCTGGTCGCCGGCTCCGTCCTCGGATCGCTCGCCGCCACCTCGCGCAGACTCGGCGACGAGTCCGTCATGCGCACCCTCGACATCGTCATGTCCTTCCCGCCGATCGCGCTCGCGGCCGTCCTCGTCGCCGTGTTCGGCACCAGCGTCCCGGTGATCATCTTCACCATCGCCTTCGTCTACACGCCCTCCCTCGCCCGCGTCGTACGCGCCAACGTCCTCGCCCAGTACGGGGAGGACTACGTCGCCGCCGAGAAGGTCATCGGGGCCCGCCGCGGCTACATCGTGCTCCGCCACGTCGCCGTCAACTGCATGGCGCCCGTCATGGTGTTCGCGACCGTCATGGTCGCCGAGGCCATCATCTTCGAGGCCAGCCTCTCCTTCATCGGAGCGGGTGTGCAGGACCCCGACCCCAGCTGGGGCAGCGTCCTCGCCTACGGGCGGCAGATCCTCCTCGCCGGCGGCTGGTGGGCCACCTTCTTCCCCGGCCTGGCCCTGCTGATCACCGTCCTCGCGCTCAACATCCTCTCCGAGGGCCTCACCGACGCCTCCGCGGCGCCGAAGAGCGCCCGCGCCCACGCCGAGCCCGCCGCCACCACGGCACCGGACCCGGTCGAAGCCGCCTCCACCGTCGACATCGACGCTGCCCTCGGCAAGCTCGCACGGCACATCGAGTCCACCGAGCCGACCATCACACCGGTGCGCGAGGACGCCGGCGAACTCCTCGTCGTACGCGACCTCGCCATCCGCTTCCCGGACCGTTACGGCGACGTCCCCGTCGTCGACAAGCTGAACCTCACCGTCCACGAGGGCGAGACCCTCGGCCTGGTCGGTGAGTCCGGGTGCGGCAAGTCCATCACCAGCCTCGCGGTCATGGGGCTTCTCGCCCGCAACGCGGAGGTCAGCGGCGAGATCCTCTACCGCGGCCGGGACCTGCTGAAGCTCCCGCCCAAGGAACGCCGCGCCCTGATGGGCCCGGAGATCGCGATGGTCTACCAGGACGCGCTCTCCTCCCTCAACCCCTCCGTGCTCGTCGGCACCCAGCTCAAGCAGCTGACCTCGCGCGGCGGTACGAAGACCCCGGCCGAACTCCTCGAACTCGTCGGCCTCTCGCCCGAACGCACCCTGCGCAGCTATCCGCACGAGCTCTCCGGCGGCCAGCGCCAGCGCGTCCTCATCGCCATGGCCCTCTCCCGCAGCCCCCGCCTCCTGATCGCCGACGAACCGACCACCGCACTCGACGTCACCGTCCAGGCGCAGGTCGTCGAACTCCTCGTCGAGCTGCGCGACGAACTCGGCTTCGCCATGGTGCTGGTCTCCCACGACCTCGCCCTGGTCGGGGACCTCTCGCACCGGGTCGCCGTGATGTACGCGGGGCGGCTGGCCGAGGTCGGCGACACCCGGGCCGTGCTCACCGACCCCGCCCACCACTACAGCCGCGGCCTGCTCGGGTCCGTCGTCTCCCTCGAAGCGGGGGCCGGCCGGCTCCACCAGATCCGCGGCGTCGTCCCCGCGCCCCAGGGCTTCGGCGAGGGATGCCGCTTCGCCGGGCGCTGCGGCGCGGCGACCGGCCTCTGCCGCACCACCCCCGTACTGAGCGGGCGCGGCACCACGAAGGACCACGGCTTCGCCTGCCACCACCCGGCCGAGGCCGCCGCGAAGAAGCTGGAAGGGAGCGCCCTGTGA
- a CDS encoding FadR/GntR family transcriptional regulator — protein sequence MSGTRPGRTLLRQEVVEGIKRYILDERLRPGDPLPTEPALCEALGASRSSVREAVKILAALDIVEVRHGHGTYVGRLSLSALVESLTFRGLLSPDDDFQVMADLVDVRELFERGMADRIISSLSTEQLDGLERLVATMRDTGAGEGHGFVAADRAFHALLVEPLGNDLIGQLSMAFWDVYTIVAPHLDGFTHADETATIAAHQNIVDAARAGDVTAFLKALDEHYTPVRRRIAEARSRGAGPAGQA from the coding sequence ATGTCCGGCACGCGACCCGGCCGCACCCTGCTGCGGCAGGAAGTGGTCGAGGGCATCAAGCGCTACATCCTCGACGAGCGGCTGCGCCCCGGGGACCCGCTCCCGACGGAGCCGGCCCTGTGCGAGGCGCTGGGCGCAAGCCGTTCCAGCGTCCGGGAGGCCGTCAAGATCCTCGCCGCCCTCGACATCGTGGAGGTGCGCCACGGCCACGGGACGTACGTCGGCCGACTCAGCCTGTCCGCCCTGGTGGAGAGCCTCACCTTCCGGGGCCTGCTCTCCCCCGACGACGACTTCCAGGTCATGGCCGACCTCGTCGACGTACGCGAGCTCTTCGAGCGGGGCATGGCCGACCGGATCATCTCCTCGCTCAGCACCGAGCAGCTCGACGGCCTGGAGCGCCTGGTGGCGACCATGCGCGACACCGGCGCAGGCGAGGGGCACGGCTTCGTCGCCGCGGACCGCGCGTTCCACGCCCTGCTCGTGGAACCGCTGGGCAACGACCTGATCGGCCAGCTCTCCATGGCCTTCTGGGACGTCTACACGATCGTCGCCCCGCACCTCGACGGCTTCACGCACGCGGACGAGACCGCCACGATCGCCGCCCACCAGAACATCGTGGACGCGGCCCGGGCCGGCGACGTCACCGCGTTCCTGAAGGCTCTGGACGAGCACTACACCCCCGTACGGCGGCGGATCGCCGAGGCCAGGTCGCGTGGGGCGGGCCCGGCCGGCCAGGCCTGA
- a CDS encoding ABC transporter permease — translation MVAFLRLALRRVAMMPVMILGIALLVFVVLQFSPVDPAFNALGESATPEARAAFAEANGLNDPLPVRYFDFLGQLLHFDLGMTVPPSQPVIDRITAAFPLTLQLTFLGLLLAIVLAVAGGVLGAMYRDRWPDQLFRVLSMAGVAIPSFWLGVLLIQQFALNTRVFPTGGYTNPADSFSGWLTTMVLPAVSLAVPVAASLARLVRTAMVAELDRDYVRTAQGNGLPVHLVIRSVLRNALVTPLTVLGVKVGYLLSGAVVIEAIFDLPGMGKLILEGVTGGDVALVQGTVLTIAIAFLVVNVIVDLLYLLVNPRIRTV, via the coding sequence ATGGTTGCTTTTCTCCGGCTCGCGCTGCGCCGCGTCGCGATGATGCCGGTGATGATCCTCGGCATCGCGCTGCTGGTCTTCGTGGTGCTGCAGTTCTCGCCGGTCGACCCGGCCTTCAACGCGCTCGGGGAGAGCGCCACCCCCGAGGCCCGCGCTGCCTTCGCCGAGGCCAACGGGCTCAACGACCCACTGCCCGTGCGCTACTTCGACTTCCTCGGCCAACTGCTCCACTTCGACCTCGGGATGACCGTCCCGCCGAGCCAGCCCGTGATCGACCGGATCACCGCCGCCTTCCCGCTCACCCTCCAGCTCACCTTCCTCGGACTGCTCCTCGCGATCGTCCTCGCCGTCGCCGGCGGAGTCCTGGGCGCCATGTACCGGGACCGCTGGCCCGACCAGCTCTTCCGCGTCCTGTCCATGGCCGGCGTCGCCATCCCCTCCTTCTGGCTCGGCGTCCTGCTCATCCAGCAGTTCGCTCTGAACACCCGGGTGTTCCCGACCGGCGGCTACACCAACCCCGCCGACTCGTTCAGCGGCTGGCTCACCACCATGGTCCTGCCGGCCGTCTCGCTCGCGGTGCCCGTCGCGGCCTCGCTCGCCCGGCTCGTCCGCACCGCCATGGTCGCGGAGCTCGACCGCGACTACGTCCGCACCGCACAGGGCAACGGTCTGCCGGTCCACCTCGTCATCCGCTCGGTGCTGCGCAACGCGCTCGTCACCCCGCTCACCGTGCTCGGGGTCAAGGTCGGCTACCTGCTCAGCGGGGCCGTCGTCATCGAAGCGATCTTCGACCTGCCCGGCATGGGCAAACTCATCCTCGAAGGTGTCACCGGCGGCGACGTCGCCCTGGTCCAGGGCACCGTACTGACCATCGCCATCGCCTTCCTGGTCGTCAACGTCATCGTCGACCTGCTCTACCTGCTGGTCAACCCGCGCATCAGGACGGTGTGA